The following nucleotide sequence is from Synechococcus sp. CBW1004.
CGCGCGCGGATCTCTCAGGGCGCCAGCCGCTCGATCAGCCAGCCGCCATCGCCCTGCTCCTCGCGCCGGTAGCGGAAGCGATCGTGCAGGCGGTTCTCGCCCCCCTGCCAGAACTCGAATTCGAGGGGCTCCACCCGGTAGCCGCCCCAGCCGGTGGGCAACGGCACGCCGCCCTCGCGGAAGCGCTGTTGCAACTCCTGCCATTTCTGCTCGAGCAGGCTGCGGGAGCTGATCACCTGGCTCTGCTGCGACACCCAGGCGCCCAGCTGGCTGCCGAACGGCCGGGAGGCGAAGTAGGCCAGCGATTCGGCCGCGGAGATCCGCGCCGCCGGCCCCAGAATCGCCACCTGCCGCGCCAGCCCGTACCAGGGAAACAGCAGGCTCACCTGTGGCTGGGCGGCGATCTCGCTGGCCTTGCGGCTGCCGTAATTGGTGAAGAACACGAAGCCGCGCGGATCGAAGGCCTTGAGCAGCACCGTGCGGCTGCTGGGGCGCTGGCCATCGGTGGTGCCGAGCACCATGGCGTTCGGCTCCAGCAGCTCGGCCGCCTGGGCCTGCTGAAACCACAGCCGGAACTGCTCGACCGGATCGGCCAGCAGATCGCGGCGGCGCAACCCCGCCTGGCGGTACTCCTGGCGCAGCTGGCTCAGATCCATGGGCGGAGGGGGCAGGGGATCTCTCGGGCCATCGTGGCGGCATGGCGGGTTCGGGGCAGTGGTTCCGGTCTCTGCTGTCGCGGGCCCCCACCGGCCTGGCGCCCATCCCCGGCACCGATCGCAGACCGCGCCGGATCACTGCGCTGCCTGGCTTGTTCCTATGCTTTAAAAAACATTCACGCTTTTCCCACCACATTCCTTCATGGGGTCCTCTTCCGTTGTCCCTTCGGCTGATGCCGAGGCAGGGGCCTCGATGTCATCCGTCTCCGCCGCCTGGGATCAGCGCTACCGCGAGGGCAGCGATGGCTGGGAGCTGGGCCGCCCGGCCCCGCCCCTGGAGGTCTTTCTGCGCAGTGATCCCCGCTCGCCCAGGCCTCCGGCTCGGGTGCTGGTGCCCGGTTGCGGTCGCGGCCATGAGGTGGCGCTGCTGGCGGAGCTGGGTTTCGAGGTGTTGGGCCTCGACTTCAGCGGCGAGGCTTTGGCGGAGGCTCGCCGGTTGCATGGTCCCGAGCGGCCCGCTCTGCAGTGGCTGCAGGCCGATCTGTTCGATGCCCAGGCCCTGACGGCTGCAGGGCTGGGGCCGGCTTCCCTCGAGGGAGTGGTGGAGCACACCTGTTTCTGCGCCATCGATCCAGCCCTGCGCCCGGCCTATCTCGCCCGGATGCACCAGCTGCTGGTGCCCGGCGGCTGGCTGCTGGCGCTGTTCTGGTGCCATCCGCGGCCGGGCGGGCCCCCCTGGGGCAGCGATCCGGCCGCCCTGGAGCAGCACCTGCGCGGCGCCGGTTTCCTGCCTGAGTTGTGGGAGCCGGCCCGTGGCTCCGTCGACGCCCGCCAGGATGAATGGCTGGGGCTGTGGAGACGGGAGCCATGAACGAACCACGCCAGCCGGCGTCCCCTGGGGCCGAGCCGTCGGCGCCGCCAGCGGGCCCGCAGCAGCTGCTGCTGCGCTGGGGCTTCAGCTGGCAGGGCCTGCGCGACAACCGCCGCGGCGAATGGTGGCTGATCGCCCAGGTGCTGCTGATCGCCGCCCACCTGCTGCCGGCCACGCCGCCACCGGCCTCGCTCGGCCTGGTCTGGCCGCCGCTCCTGGCGCTGCTGGGGTGGGCCACCCTGGCGCTGGGCCTGCTGCTGGCGGCCCAGGCCTTCTTCAACCTCGGGCCCAATCTGACGCCCCTGCCCGAACCGATGCCGGGGGCGGAGCTGGTCACCGGCGGCGCCTACGCCCGCAGCCGCCACCCGCTGTATCAGGCGGTTCTGGTCTGCTCCTTCGGGGTCACGCTCGCCCTGGGCAGCCTGCTGCACCTGGGCCTGCTGCTGGCCCTGGCGTGGGTGCTCGCCAGCAAAGCCCACCGGGAGGAGCAGAGGCTCCTGGAGATCCATCCCGGCTACGCCGCCTACCGGGCTTCCACCCCGGCGATCCTGCCTGGGGTGCCCGGTCTCGACTGGCGCTGTTGAGTCACTCCCGCGCGGTGTTTCGGCTGCTTGCCAGCCGCCAGGGCAGCTCTCCCTCCAGCTCGATCTGCACCGAGAAGCTGAGGATGCTGCGCACGATCACCAGCAGGCCCAGGGTCGTGATGCTGCTGAGGGTCAGATTGAGCGAGACGCTGCGCAGCAGGTCGGCGGCGATCAGGATCTCCAGCCCCAGCAGCAAGCCCCGGCCGAAGGTCTGGCGCGCGATGGTGTATGCCGCCTCGCCACCCTGACGCCGCAGGGTGAACAGCGCCCGCTGCAGCGTCAGCACGGCTCCCCCCAGGATCGCCACGCCCCCCAGCAGATCGAACAGTTCCCCGAGCCGGCCCAGCTGGGCCAGCAGCGGGGCGTCGGTGTGGAGGGGCAGGGGGGCGGTCATGGGGTGGGAAGGCGGCAGGCAGCGGCGGATCCTGGCCCGCACGATCAGGGTGACAGCCACCGGGCGGATGCGCTGGCCGCTGGCGTGCAGCTCTGCCCGGTCAGCTCCACAGTGCCGCTTGCCATCCGCCGGGACGGCCCCCGGTGGTGTCCTGTGACGCGGCTCCGATGCCTGCCTGGTGCCGTCTTCAGAGGCAGGGATCGCGGCGGCTCCCCTCCAGCCGGGTGGTCTCCAGCTGGGCGCCGTCCAGGTTGCAGTCGCGCAGATCGCAGCCGCGCAGGTCGGCCTGGCTGAGATCGCAGCCGCGCAGATCGGCTCCGTACAGCGTCGCTTCGCGCAGATCGGCACCCCGGAGCAGGGCTCCCTGCAGCTGGGCGAAGCTCAGGTCGGCACCCTGGAGGTCGGCGCCGCCCAGATCGGTGAGCTGATCGAGGCCGCTGCGGAAATCGGCCTCCACCAGGCGTGCGCTCCGCCAGAGGCTGCCGGCCGCCACCACCCCCCGCAGACAGGCGCGGTGCAGCAGGGCCGCGCTGAAGTCGGCCCCCTGCAGCCGCGAACCGCTCAGGTCGGCCTCCTGCCAGCCGGAGCCAGAGGCGCGCACCTCCGACAGATCCGCCCCCCACAGGAGGGAGCGCTGGAAGCTGCACCGTTCCAGGTTCGCCCGGCGGAAGTGAGCGCGGCCGAAGCGGGCCTCCTGGAAGCAGCTGCCGCGCAGGTCGCAGTCGTTCAGGTCCAGATCGACCCCATCGAGATCGCCGAGCTTCAGCCCCTCGAAGCGGAGCCGGCCCGCGGCGAGCGCCTGGCGCAGGGCCTCCAGATCGGCCGGCCTCCCGTCCTCCTGGGGAGGCCTCGGCTCAGGATGCATGGCTTCGGCGCGGCAGCGTGGTCAGAGGATCGCCGCCAGGGCATCGAGCTGCTGGCGGCGGGCATCGAGCAGCAGCGCCTCGGCCTGGGCCAGCAGCCGGAACACCTGCGCATCGATCACCTCGTAATAGACGAGGCTCCCCTCCGGACGGCGCCGCACCACGCCGGCGATGGTCAGCAGCTTGAGGTGCTTGGAGACCAGCGCCTGACTGAGGCCTGTCTTCTCCACCACGGCGGTGACGTTGAGCGAACCCTCGCGCAGGGCCTCCAGCACCGCCAGACGGTTGGGTTCGGAGAACACCTTGAAGTACTCGGCCAGGGCCTCAGTGGGCAGACCGCTGGGCAGAGCGGAGGGCGGGACGGCGGACATGGCGCGCAGCAGAGAAGGAAAACGCGGTGAACAGGTGGTCCGTGGACCGGCTGGCATCAGGACATCGTATCAGCAGAGATCCTGGATCACTGATAACATGGTAGCGTTATGCCGTTGCATTGCCAGCAGGGCCGGTGGCCGCCCAATCGCGGGTACCGAATCGCGGCTGGTCGGTCGCGACAACCCGATGGCAGCCATCCGATGACAACAACCCGATGACCACCGCCACCACCGCCGCTCCTCACCTGCGCGAGGACCTGCTCACGCCGCGCTTCTACACCACGCAGATCGCCAAGGCGGCCCGAACCGACCTGGAGGGGCAGCGCCAGGCCTTCGAGGCAATGCTTGGCGAGATGGAGGCCGACTACAACCGCGAGCACTTTGACCGGCGGGCGCCGCTGGCGCGGCTGGCGGACCTGACGCCCGAGGAAAAGGCGGCCTACGAGAGCTATCTGGTGCGCTCCTGCGTGTCGGAATTCTCCGGCTTCCTGCTGTTCAAGGAGCTGTCGCGCCGTCTGCAGCAGGCCCGGCGCCCCGAGCTCAGCCGCCTGTTCAACCTGATGGCGC
It contains:
- the pdxH gene encoding pyridoxamine 5'-phosphate oxidase; the encoded protein is MDLSQLRQEYRQAGLRRRDLLADPVEQFRLWFQQAQAAELLEPNAMVLGTTDGQRPSSRTVLLKAFDPRGFVFFTNYGSRKASEIAAQPQVSLLFPWYGLARQVAILGPAARISAAESLAYFASRPFGSQLGAWVSQQSQVISSRSLLEQKWQELQQRFREGGVPLPTGWGGYRVEPLEFEFWQGGENRLHDRFRYRREEQGDGGWLIERLAP
- a CDS encoding helix-turn-helix transcriptional regulator, producing MSAVPPSALPSGLPTEALAEYFKVFSEPNRLAVLEALREGSLNVTAVVEKTGLSQALVSKHLKLLTIAGVVRRRPEGSLVYYEVIDAQVFRLLAQAEALLLDARRQQLDALAAIL
- a CDS encoding DUF1622 domain-containing protein, which produces MTAPLPLHTDAPLLAQLGRLGELFDLLGGVAILGGAVLTLQRALFTLRRQGGEAAYTIARQTFGRGLLLGLEILIAADLLRSVSLNLTLSSITTLGLLVIVRSILSFSVQIELEGELPWRLASSRNTARE
- a CDS encoding methyltransferase domain-containing protein; this encodes MSSVSAAWDQRYREGSDGWELGRPAPPLEVFLRSDPRSPRPPARVLVPGCGRGHEVALLAELGFEVLGLDFSGEALAEARRLHGPERPALQWLQADLFDAQALTAAGLGPASLEGVVEHTCFCAIDPALRPAYLARMHQLLVPGGWLLALFWCHPRPGGPPWGSDPAALEQHLRGAGFLPELWEPARGSVDARQDEWLGLWRREP
- a CDS encoding isoprenylcysteine carboxylmethyltransferase family protein, with protein sequence MNEPRQPASPGAEPSAPPAGPQQLLLRWGFSWQGLRDNRRGEWWLIAQVLLIAAHLLPATPPPASLGLVWPPLLALLGWATLALGLLLAAQAFFNLGPNLTPLPEPMPGAELVTGGAYARSRHPLYQAVLVCSFGVTLALGSLLHLGLLLALAWVLASKAHREEQRLLEIHPGYAAYRASTPAILPGVPGLDWRC
- a CDS encoding pentapeptide repeat-containing protein, which translates into the protein MHPEPRPPQEDGRPADLEALRQALAAGRLRFEGLKLGDLDGVDLDLNDCDLRGSCFQEARFGRAHFRRANLERCSFQRSLLWGADLSEVRASGSGWQEADLSGSRLQGADFSAALLHRACLRGVVAAGSLWRSARLVEADFRSGLDQLTDLGGADLQGADLSFAQLQGALLRGADLREATLYGADLRGCDLSQADLRGCDLRDCNLDGAQLETTRLEGSRRDPCL